One stretch of Manis pentadactyla isolate mManPen7 chromosome 10, mManPen7.hap1, whole genome shotgun sequence DNA includes these proteins:
- the RBAK gene encoding RB-associated KRAB zinc finger protein isoform X1: MNDSQGPVSFKDVAVDFTQEEWQQLGPGEKATYRDVMLENYSLLVSVGYDSTKPKVILKLEQGEEPWLAEGEFPCQNHPEVWKVNDLIEGIQENEDEHSREVLYINSRTLIGERENTFDKASMEPNLALSRIKSHNCVSCGKNLESTSELIISDGSYARKKPNECAECGRTYFGKKSYGFNQGGEGYSQNEESLLQKINILEKPFEYNECIEALDNEAVFVTHKRAYMGGKPYEWNESGSDFIQMSNFNVYQRSQVELKPFECRECGKSFCKKSKFIIHQRAHTGEKPYECNVCGKSFSQKGTLTVHRRSHLEEKPYKCNECGKTFCQKLHLTQHLRTHSGEKPYECNECGKTFCQKTHLTLHQRNHSGERPYPCNECGKSFSRKSALSDHQRTHTGEKLYKCNECGKSYYRKSTLITHQRTHTGEKPYQCSECGKFFSRVSYLTIHYRSHLEEKPYECSECGKTFNLNSAFIRHRKVHTDEKPHECSECGKFSQFSYLTDHPTTPLGEKPYKCSECGKSFLETSVFSGHQSLPKGEKSYECNICGKLFSELSYYTIHYRSHSEEKPYGCNECGKTFSHNSSLFRHQRVHTGEKPYECYECGKFFSQKSYLTIHHRIHSGEKPYKCSKCGKVFSRMSNLTVHYRSHSGEKPYECNECGKVFSQKSYLTVHYRTHSGEKPYECKECGKKFHHRSAFNSHQRIHRRGNMNVLDVENLL, from the exons GGGCCAGTGTCATTCAAGGATGTGGCCGTGGACTTCACCCAGGAGGAgtggcagcagctggggcctggtGAGAAGGCCACCTACAGGGACGTGATGCTGGAAAACTACAGCCTCCTTGTGTCTGTGG GGTATGATAGCACCAAACCAAAAGTAATTCTCAagttggagcagggagaggagccATGGTTAGCAGAAGGTGAATTCCCATGTCAGAATCATCCAG aAGTCTGGAAAGTTAATGACCTGATAGAGGGAATCCAAGAAAATGAAGATGAACATTCAAGGGAAGTTCTTTATATCAACAGTAGAACCCtgattggagagagagagaatacatTTGATAAAGCTTCTATGGAACCAAACCTTGCTCTTTCAAGGATAAAATCTCATAATTGTGTCTCATGTGGAAAGAATTTAGAATCTACTTCAGAATTAATTATTAGTGATGGAAGCTATGCAAGAAAGAAACCTAATGAATGTGCTGAATGTGGGAGAACATACTTTGGAAAGAAATCCTATGGATTTAATCAAGGTGGAGAAGGCTAttctcaaaatgaagaaagtcttcttcagaaaattaatattttggaGAAACCCTTTgaatataatgaatgcattgaagcCTTGGACAATGAAGCTGTTTTCGTTACTCATAAGAGAGCTTACATGGGGGGAAAGCCCTATGAGTGGAATGAGTCTGGGTCAGACTTCATCCAGATGTCAAATTTTAATGTATACCAGAGGTCACAGGTAGAATTGAAGCCCTTTGAATGTAGAGAATGTGGGAAATCCTTCTGCAAGAAGTCAAAATTCATTATACATCAGAGGGCtcacacaggagagaaaccttACGAATGTAATGTATGTGGGAAATCCTTCAGCCAAAAGGGAACCCTGACTGTACATCGGAGATCACACTTAGAGGAGAAACCCTATAAATGTAACGAGTGTGGGAAAACCTTCTGTCAGAAGTTACATCTTACTCAACATCTGAGAACTCATtcaggagagaaaccctatgaatgtaatgAGTGTGGGAAAACCTTCTGCCAAAAGACCCATCTCACCCTACACCAGAGAAATCATTCGGGAGAAAGGCCCTATCCCTGTAATGAATGTGGGAAATCCTTCTCCCGAAAGTCAGCTCTCAGTGACCATCAGAGAACACACACGGGAGAGAAACTTtataaatgtaatgaatgtgggaaaTCTTACTACCGAAAATCTACCCTCATTACGCATCAGAGAACacacacaggagagaaaccctatcAATGTAGTGAATGTGGAAAATTCTTTTCTCGGGTATCATACCTCACTATACATTATAGAAGCCACTTAgaagagaaaccctatgaatgtagtGAATGTGGCAAAACCTTCAATTTAAATTCAGCCTTCATTAGACATCGGAAGGTACACACAGATGAGAAACCCCATGAGTGCAGTGAATGTGGAAAGTTCTCTCAGTTCTCATATCTCACTGACCATCCTACAACTCCTTTAGGGGAGAAACCCTACAAATGTAGTGAATGTGGGAAAAGTTTCCTTGAAACTTCAGTCTTCAGTGGACACCAGTCACTTCCAAAAGGGGAAAAATCCTATGAGTGTAATATATGTGGGAAATTGTTCTCTGAGTTATCCTACTACACTATACATTATAGAAGCCATTCAGAGGAAAAACCGTATGGatgtaatgaatgtgggaaaACCTTCTCCCATAATTCATCCCTCTTTAGACATCAAAGAGTacacacaggagagaaaccctatgagtGTTATGAATGCGGAAAGTTCTTCTCTCAGAAGTCTTATCTAACTATACACCATCGAATCCATTCAGGAGAGAAGCCCTATAAATGTAGTAAATGTGGAAAAGTCTTCTCTCGGATGTCAAATCTCACTGTACATTATAGAAGCCATTCAGGAGAGAAGCCCtatgaatgtaatgaatgtggaaaAGTCTTTTCTCAGAAGTCATACCTCACTGTACACTATAGAACTCATTCAGGAGAGAAGccctatgaatgtaaggaatgtggtaAAAAATTCCACCACAGATCAGCCTTCAATAGCCATCAGAGAATTCATAGGAGAGGGAATATGAATGTACTTGATGTGGAAAATCTCCTGTGA
- the RBAK gene encoding RB-associated KRAB zinc finger protein isoform X2 yields MLENYSLLVSVGYDSTKPKVILKLEQGEEPWLAEGEFPCQNHPEVWKVNDLIEGIQENEDEHSREVLYINSRTLIGERENTFDKASMEPNLALSRIKSHNCVSCGKNLESTSELIISDGSYARKKPNECAECGRTYFGKKSYGFNQGGEGYSQNEESLLQKINILEKPFEYNECIEALDNEAVFVTHKRAYMGGKPYEWNESGSDFIQMSNFNVYQRSQVELKPFECRECGKSFCKKSKFIIHQRAHTGEKPYECNVCGKSFSQKGTLTVHRRSHLEEKPYKCNECGKTFCQKLHLTQHLRTHSGEKPYECNECGKTFCQKTHLTLHQRNHSGERPYPCNECGKSFSRKSALSDHQRTHTGEKLYKCNECGKSYYRKSTLITHQRTHTGEKPYQCSECGKFFSRVSYLTIHYRSHLEEKPYECSECGKTFNLNSAFIRHRKVHTDEKPHECSECGKFSQFSYLTDHPTTPLGEKPYKCSECGKSFLETSVFSGHQSLPKGEKSYECNICGKLFSELSYYTIHYRSHSEEKPYGCNECGKTFSHNSSLFRHQRVHTGEKPYECYECGKFFSQKSYLTIHHRIHSGEKPYKCSKCGKVFSRMSNLTVHYRSHSGEKPYECNECGKVFSQKSYLTVHYRTHSGEKPYECKECGKKFHHRSAFNSHQRIHRRGNMNVLDVENLL; encoded by the exons ATGCTGGAAAACTACAGCCTCCTTGTGTCTGTGG GGTATGATAGCACCAAACCAAAAGTAATTCTCAagttggagcagggagaggagccATGGTTAGCAGAAGGTGAATTCCCATGTCAGAATCATCCAG aAGTCTGGAAAGTTAATGACCTGATAGAGGGAATCCAAGAAAATGAAGATGAACATTCAAGGGAAGTTCTTTATATCAACAGTAGAACCCtgattggagagagagagaatacatTTGATAAAGCTTCTATGGAACCAAACCTTGCTCTTTCAAGGATAAAATCTCATAATTGTGTCTCATGTGGAAAGAATTTAGAATCTACTTCAGAATTAATTATTAGTGATGGAAGCTATGCAAGAAAGAAACCTAATGAATGTGCTGAATGTGGGAGAACATACTTTGGAAAGAAATCCTATGGATTTAATCAAGGTGGAGAAGGCTAttctcaaaatgaagaaagtcttcttcagaaaattaatattttggaGAAACCCTTTgaatataatgaatgcattgaagcCTTGGACAATGAAGCTGTTTTCGTTACTCATAAGAGAGCTTACATGGGGGGAAAGCCCTATGAGTGGAATGAGTCTGGGTCAGACTTCATCCAGATGTCAAATTTTAATGTATACCAGAGGTCACAGGTAGAATTGAAGCCCTTTGAATGTAGAGAATGTGGGAAATCCTTCTGCAAGAAGTCAAAATTCATTATACATCAGAGGGCtcacacaggagagaaaccttACGAATGTAATGTATGTGGGAAATCCTTCAGCCAAAAGGGAACCCTGACTGTACATCGGAGATCACACTTAGAGGAGAAACCCTATAAATGTAACGAGTGTGGGAAAACCTTCTGTCAGAAGTTACATCTTACTCAACATCTGAGAACTCATtcaggagagaaaccctatgaatgtaatgAGTGTGGGAAAACCTTCTGCCAAAAGACCCATCTCACCCTACACCAGAGAAATCATTCGGGAGAAAGGCCCTATCCCTGTAATGAATGTGGGAAATCCTTCTCCCGAAAGTCAGCTCTCAGTGACCATCAGAGAACACACACGGGAGAGAAACTTtataaatgtaatgaatgtgggaaaTCTTACTACCGAAAATCTACCCTCATTACGCATCAGAGAACacacacaggagagaaaccctatcAATGTAGTGAATGTGGAAAATTCTTTTCTCGGGTATCATACCTCACTATACATTATAGAAGCCACTTAgaagagaaaccctatgaatgtagtGAATGTGGCAAAACCTTCAATTTAAATTCAGCCTTCATTAGACATCGGAAGGTACACACAGATGAGAAACCCCATGAGTGCAGTGAATGTGGAAAGTTCTCTCAGTTCTCATATCTCACTGACCATCCTACAACTCCTTTAGGGGAGAAACCCTACAAATGTAGTGAATGTGGGAAAAGTTTCCTTGAAACTTCAGTCTTCAGTGGACACCAGTCACTTCCAAAAGGGGAAAAATCCTATGAGTGTAATATATGTGGGAAATTGTTCTCTGAGTTATCCTACTACACTATACATTATAGAAGCCATTCAGAGGAAAAACCGTATGGatgtaatgaatgtgggaaaACCTTCTCCCATAATTCATCCCTCTTTAGACATCAAAGAGTacacacaggagagaaaccctatgagtGTTATGAATGCGGAAAGTTCTTCTCTCAGAAGTCTTATCTAACTATACACCATCGAATCCATTCAGGAGAGAAGCCCTATAAATGTAGTAAATGTGGAAAAGTCTTCTCTCGGATGTCAAATCTCACTGTACATTATAGAAGCCATTCAGGAGAGAAGCCCtatgaatgtaatgaatgtggaaaAGTCTTTTCTCAGAAGTCATACCTCACTGTACACTATAGAACTCATTCAGGAGAGAAGccctatgaatgtaaggaatgtggtaAAAAATTCCACCACAGATCAGCCTTCAATAGCCATCAGAGAATTCATAGGAGAGGGAATATGAATGTACTTGATGTGGAAAATCTCCTGTGA